AGAATAAAAACATAAAAAATTAAAAGATATGAAAGAGAGAATTATCCGCGCTGTAGCCGGTAGCTTTGTACTGACCAGCATTGCCATGGCCTATTTTGTGAACGTCAATTGGATATGGCTCGGCGTTTTTGTAGGCGTCAACCTGTTGCAATCGTCGTTCACCAAATTTTGCCCGCTCGAAAAAATATTGGATGCATTTAAAATTGGTTGATCATTCAAATCAGCATGGAAATGGAAAGTGTAAAAGCTGGCAATTTAAGAATGTGGCCCGCGATAGTTCATGCAAAATGCCCGCGTTGCAGGGCTGGAAAGATATTTACTAACCCGGCGTATGGTTTCAAGGGGCAGAAAATACTGAAGGAATGCCCGCACTGTGGTTTGGTTTATGAGAGAGAACCCGGCTATTTTTATGCGGCCATGTATGTAGGTTACGCTTTCATAGTTGCCGAACTGGTTACGCTGGCTGTTGGTACTTATATACTTACAGGAAGCGAGAATCCCTGGGTATATCTCTGTATCATGTTAACGGTGGTTGCCCTGCTGGCACCTCTCAACTTCAGGTATTCAAGAGTGTTGTTGTTGCATTGGCTAACGCCCGGCTTGCGCTATCATCCTGAACTTAGTGGCAATAACGGTAAATCCGGCGGTTAACCAGATCAAAGTAAGGCTTCCGAATTGGAATATTGAAGCACGCTTTTGATGAGGGAATTGATATTTTCCCGTTTCATGCCATCAAATCCTCTCCGCATCACAGCTTTTTTCTGCGGATCTTTTTCTAAAAAAGCCCCGATTTTTACTATCAGTTTGTCGGTCCATGATAGCTTGTTCACTATCACCCTGCCCCGGGCAAAATATATCGAATAGTCCCTGGCCAGTTCGTCGGGTATATTGGCTTTTATCACAGCCTCCTGCCTCGGTTTGTCGCCATCGGCAGCCGAGCTCACTATAAATAGAAATACTTTTTTGCCCTGAAGCATTGACGCGTTTTTATGCAGCCAATCGCGCAATAGTAATTTACCTACGTATACCGGGCTCCCGATGATAACATAATCATAGGCCGACAGATCACCCGGTGCCCGCTGGTCCACGTCAATAACCGGTAAACAGAGGGCCTCGGCAAGCCACGCGGCGTACTGCGCGGTGGCGCCGTATTTTCCTTTATAGATTATTATACCTTTCATTTGAATTTAAATTAAAGCACCAGGGTTTTCAGTCCGGCGGTTTCATTTTCCGGGGCAGTTACCCGCTGTTTATCCAGTATCTCGTTTATGTTATTTATGCCCGCTATCAAAGCATCCGGGTTAAAGGCTATGCTGTCTATACCCGCTTCAACCAATATTTGGGCGAAAGCTTTCGAATCGCTGGGTGCCTGGCCGCATAGCCCAACCTTTCGGTTCAGCCTTTTGGCTTTTTCGATCATGGTAACTATCAGTTGCCTGCTCGCCGCATTCTGCTCGTCAAAAAGGTCGGCTATCAGCGCCGAATCGCGGTCGATACCCAGCGTTAATTGGGTAAGGTCATTCGAGCCGATAGAAAAGCCATCAAATATTTTAGCGAACTCTCCGGCCAATATCACATTGCTCGGTATTTCGGCCATTACGAATATCTCGAGCCCGTTTTCGCCCTGCGTTAAGCCAAATTCCTTCATTTGGGCGATAACTTTTTTGCCTTCTTCCACCGTCCTACAA
Above is a window of Mucilaginibacter ginsenosidivorans DNA encoding:
- a CDS encoding DUF983 domain-containing protein, with product MESVKAGNLRMWPAIVHAKCPRCRAGKIFTNPAYGFKGQKILKECPHCGLVYEREPGYFYAAMYVGYAFIVAELVTLAVGTYILTGSENPWVYLCIMLTVVALLAPLNFRYSRVLLLHWLTPGLRYHPELSGNNGKSGG
- a CDS encoding YgaP family membrane protein, whose amino-acid sequence is MKERIIRAVAGSFVLTSIAMAYFVNVNWIWLGVFVGVNLLQSSFTKFCPLEKILDAFKIG
- a CDS encoding flavodoxin domain-containing protein, with amino-acid sequence MKGIIIYKGKYGATAQYAAWLAEALCLPVIDVDQRAPGDLSAYDYVIIGSPVYVGKLLLRDWLHKNASMLQGKKVFLFIVSSAADGDKPRQEAVIKANIPDELARDYSIYFARGRVIVNKLSWTDKLIVKIGAFLEKDPQKKAVMRRGFDGMKRENINSLIKSVLQYSNSEALL